GGTGTTTTTGTGGAGCACAACGTTGCACTCTCCGGAGTCTCTCTTATTAGATTTAAGTAATGTTTGTCATATCGGAtcgtaccgtccggtacgggtaatatgtaccggtccgacagaccagCGGTATGCGGATCGCACTGTACCGGTCGGGACTGTACCGACACTATAGCAACACTGTATCTgggtgtaccgttcggtacacCGTACTGTATCGATACCGAGCTCGGATCGAAACACCGATACGATACAATACGGCAGACCTTGGATTTAAGTACGTAGGACATCCAAATCGTCACGAAGCAAAGAAGCAGCAACAGAAGCTAAAACCTTCTCTCAAACATCCACAGGATACTATGGCTTTGATAGAACCTACTAATTAGCAGCGGATCTTCGTGCTAACCACAGGAAAGTCTTGCGGCGTCTTCCACGCGTACTTGAACTTAACGGGAGTCCCCTTGGACAACGGGCGCCCCTCGGCGACGACGCACAGCTTAGCGTCCACCGGCTTAATGGCGCGAGGGGAGACGGCTACGACGCTTCTGAGGCCGTAGCACAGTATCATCACCTTCGACTGCGGACAGTCGCAGGTGTTGCTCACCGTAACTTCGTACTCCGCTTGCCCTTCCACGGTCACTCCCGTCTTGCTCTGTTCAACGTTTATGTCCGATGTGCTGCACGGTTGTCCCCGGCCTGCGTTGACAGCGTTGCTATGGCGAGGTTAGACCGAACCACTAGATAatttggaggaggaagaagcaaaGGGAAACAGAGGTCACCTCCGTGAATGCTGcagagaaggaggagaagaagagcaaAGAGAAGCTTTAGAGAACTCGCCATGTTTGCCTCCTCCTATTGCTGTTGCAGGCTGCAAGTCAAGTCTTGTTTATAGGGGAAGAAACAGGATTGAGTAGACTTTATGGAAACTCGATCAAAAGAATTAAAGGAAACAATGACAGAAATTATTCTTTTGATGCTTTCTTCTTCAAATGGATGAATGTGGGAAGGGAATGGTTCGGGCTATCATTCACCAATCTTTGTGCAGAACATGGTTTTTGGGAAAACCATGTTCGTAATTTGCCTTGAGGTGCCAATCGTCATGTGCATGTTTGACAATTCCTTTTTTGTTGATATATATATGCTACATTTGGCAAGCCAAATCTTACCATGTAGCAAAGTCAACTTTTGATCAAGATTGGGGAATCTATATAAAAACTAAAGTCATTTGGCAAATATTAAAGTTTAGTGGCAACAATCAAAGATTGCATCAAATTTCAAGATAAATGGAATTTGGTGTTGCTATATATCGCAAACCCAACTTAAATAGCAGATTCATCCAGATACAAGCTACTTTGACAGGATACAGAAAGTAAGCAGCACCCAGATATCATTTCTTTTCTTAATCCAGTAAATCGAATCCGGAATCACCAGTTCAGATCCCCTGTTATTGTTTCCAAAAACACATTCTTCCAATCATCCAAACGACATAAATGGGCAAAGGTTTTCTATGATAAAAGCCACCTCAAGCACACGTGATAAGCATACTTAAAATTGTGGAAAGAATAAGGTGATCTATATATTCCCCTTCGGTTATACAATATGGTATTTATAACCAATTAATTGTCATGCCCATTTACAGATCACACCAAAGCATACAACATGATATAGTATCCCAGCCACAGCATCTTTTTTGCTGTAGGAGCAAAGTACATGCAGATTGGAGGATCAATCCTAAAGATCCCCAAGTACACATCAATAAAAATCCTTTAGATAAAAAGAATAAGATGATCTTAGTATTTTCCTGAAGTTGCTAACCAATTAATTATAATGCCCATTTACAAATCACCAAAGCATACAATATGATATAGTATCCACAGCCACGGTATCTTTTTTAGCTGCTAGAAGCAAAGTACATGCAGATTGGAGGGTCAATCCTAAAGATCGACAGGATTGCAGATGGAACAGTCCAGATCCCATCACCACAAATCAAGCCTGATGCCACTGCTCCAGCATAGTCCTCCAACTCCTTTCGGTTCAACCTCTCCCATACAAACAAAATCACGGTCCCAACGAACATATCAATTGCAAAATATGCTCCTATGTAGAAGGGTATTGCCATTGCCATCGGTATCGGTATAAACTGGGAAACATTCTTCGGAGTTACATCCCTCAAAAGATTAATTATAAGCGCAGCTACAAAGAACACGGAACAGAGCTCCAGACAGTGCTTTGGCAGTGCCGAGAAGCCCTCGATACCCAGAATGGCCATTTCTCGGTAGATGACTGCATATGGAGCCTTGTACACACCATCAGGTGACCCAATATCGAAAGCAGTCCAATAGAGCCAGAAAGTAAGCGGAGCTATGATACAACCTAGTGCTGTCCCGATCAACTGGGATACAAACATGGATTTAGGAGAGGATAGGGTAAGGTAACCTGTCTTAAAATCCTGCATTAGATCGGCAGCAGTGGACACAATGGACATCATAACGCCACATGCAGCCAGCCCAGCTATGACACCACCCTTGCTTCCAACTAATGAGGCAAAAATGAAAAGTCCAATCTTCCCATAGGTTGAGGCAAGGCTCCAATCAGTGAGGCCAGTGCCATAGGAATTACAGAAGGCCAGTGCAGGGGCAAAAATGTAGCAAGCAAGGACTAGGTACCATTTCATTTGTGGAAAGATGTTTGGAATTGTTGCAGTGGATATAGCAGCAAGACCAATGTAACCAGAAGCTGCAAACCAGGATGGTATGCTGTCCTTGATGAATGTTTCATTCTGCAGCTTTTCCTCCAACAGCTTGGAGCTCTCGTCATCTGCACAAACAGAAGTTAATTAGCCAGGAAATTCAGATGAACTACTCTGACACATTATAAATATGGCAGAGATAAGGATGTTAATAATATTAAAAGGAGACACAAGGGTCAAAACATAATATTTAATGAAGGTCAACAACTCCTAAGATGAAATAGTAATGAGCAGAAGCTACAGGGTCATTGCTGGATTCTGCTGAAAAAGATTAGTTTAGAGTACCTAATAGGTTCAGAGATAAAAAAAGAGAAATGGCAGTGAATGTGGTTCTTGTAGAGAATCAATTAGTAACAGTTTGTGCGAAGACATGTTTATGGAAATTTGTTCTATACTGTTCCAATGTGAATCATTTTGAACAGTGATTTTCTAAATAACACTTATGGAAAGTCAAGTTGTCAAACCTGATAACATGTTAGGTGTATATTATTAAAAACCAGTCATATTCATCAGTTTATCTCTTCATTCCTACAGGCAACAAGTCTGATATGGAAGGACTTTGTCAATTCCTAATTTCATTTAGGCATGTCCATCCAAACAGTTGGCGGCCAGAAGTCCAACCAACAAGCATCTAGAATAAGCCAACCAGCAAGAGGACTTAATAAGATAGTATTGGCATCTATAGGGGAGATTTGATCCATTTATTCTGTTATGGAAAAAGGATAACAAAGAGAGGGCAAGAAGAGGGACAGAAGTAGGGGTGGGGGAAGAAGAGAGATTGCACAAGCTGCAGAACAATAATCTGAACGAAGGATTTAAATCAATCCAAACAATATGGAAACAAAATGAAAAGCTCAATACTGACACAGTATCATTCATTCTTTAATTTTTCAATGGTACCAGATGATACAAGTCGGTATTGCACCTGGCAGTCTGTTAGGCCACCAAAACCAATATCAGACTGGTATATAAATTCTTAAGTTAAACAAAGTGATTCTTTCAGCTCCATTTGTTTGACCATTGTTTATGGAGAGGGAAAATGAATATTGTATCTACAGTATATTAATGAAATAAGTTACCTTGGTGAGGAGTTACAAGGGGAAGGCTTGTCTGCTTTGAGCTTGCATTCAAAATTTCCTTGGCAGTTATGACGACAATTTTAATTAAGTTGTAGAGACCATCTCCAAGGATAAGAGAGATGGCAATGAAAACCTGAACACAGATAAATTTAGTAATTATAAATTTGAGTACGTAACTGCTTATGTAATAAGCTAAACAAAAACAAGAAATTCAAAAGTACCTAAGTTTTTGCTAAAACTAACAATCCCATTGATATAGAATAATTGTCAGAGCAGATGCAACAAACAAATCATAAAAGGCAGAAGTACAAGGTTAGAACAACCAAGGGGTACTGGTTTAGGTTCTTAGTGATAATTGAGGTAAGATGGGAATTTCTCATACATGTTTCAAAAGGTAGTTCATATATATTTATCGCTTCAAAACTTGAAATGAGCCCTATGTCTCTCAGAAACTCCAAATTCATTGAGTTGAACTAGCTGTTAGAAATATTATGAGCTGACCATAAATGAAGGTCAATGAGCTGTATTAAGTAAGCCATACTAGGACATGAGTCCCACATGAATTCCCCAAGGGTAAGATCGCTCCTCAACTACCCGCCATGTAGCCAGACAACCTCACACTTTTCTCTTTCTCAAATCAACTGGCCTGTTCTACCCCTCTTCTCTCTACTCTCTCCTCTCTCCAATCGATCAACCGAACCAACCTAACCCTCTGTCCTCTCTCCCTACCAGTCCCAACCTGACCTGACTCATATGGTAAAATCCTATTAAAATTCTACTCTCCTTCCCAAATAAGCCTACCCAATCTCTAAATCCTCTTAATAGCTTCCTACCACCCTAATTTGGTGAACTCCAGCTCCTCTCCTCCCTCGTCAGTCACATCCTTATCCTCACCATCTCCACCTCCTTTCCTTCCTATTTGTCCCTCTTAATCAATCCTCTCTCAGTACTGAGGGCACTCTGTAACTGCCACTTGTGCTCTTAGCAAGGTACTGGATGATCCCTCATCATCACAAAGTCTGGTGCTACTTGCTCCCAAGAGTGGTACACACCATTGAGAGTACTGCTCAATTTGGTAAATAAGATTGCTTCCTTCTAGCCTCTGGTGATTTGTTTGTGTCAAAAAATGAAAAGCTTCAGTTGACTGCCTACAGATTATGTGAGACAAGTATGAAGGGTAACAGGTTAACGAGTTCACAAATAGAGAGATCCAAAGATAGTGTGATTTCAGTTAAATATGTGAATGGA
The window above is part of the Musa acuminata AAA Group cultivar baxijiao chromosome BXJ2-6, Cavendish_Baxijiao_AAA, whole genome shotgun sequence genome. Proteins encoded here:
- the LOC135613548 gene encoding uncharacterized protein LOC135613548 codes for the protein MASSLKLLFALLLLLLCSIHGGRGQPCSTSDINVEQSKTGVTVEGQAEYEVTVSNTCDCPQSKVMILCYGLRSVVAVSPRAIKPVDAKLCVVAEGRPLSKGTPVKFKYAWKTPQDFPVVSTKIRC
- the LOC135615157 gene encoding probable metal-nicotianamine transporter YSL6 — protein: MGTEVASAVEISEPLLSPEKKNLDCGEKIPPWREQITVRGLLVSAVLGALFCIITHKLNLTVGVIPSLNVAAGLLGFFFIKSWTEFASRIGLCVKPFTRQENTVIQTCVVACYGLAFSGGFGSYMLSMDQRTYELIGADYPGNKEEDVKNPSLSWMIGFMFVVSFLGLFSLVALRKVMVIDYKLTYPSGTATALLINSFHTNTGAELAEKQVRCLGKYLSISFCWSCFKWFFSGVGDSCGFDNFPSLGLAAFKNTFYFDFSPTYVGCGLICPHIVNCSVLLGAIISWGFLWPFITTKAGDWYPDNLGSNDFKGLYGYKVFIAISLILGDGLYNLIKIVVITAKEILNASSKQTSLPLVTPHQDDESSKLLEEKLQNETFIKDSIPSWFAASGYIGLAAISTATIPNIFPQMKWYLVLACYIFAPALAFCNSYGTGLTDWSLASTYGKIGLFIFASLVGSKGGVIAGLAACGVMMSIVSTAADLMQDFKTGYLTLSSPKSMFVSQLIGTALGCIIAPLTFWLYWTAFDIGSPDGVYKAPYAVIYREMAILGIEGFSALPKHCLELCSVFFVAALIINLLRDVTPKNVSQFIPIPMAMAIPFYIGAYFAIDMFVGTVILFVWERLNRKELEDYAGAVASGLICGDGIWTVPSAILSIFRIDPPICMYFASSS